TCATGAATAATAAAATTACCTAAAGATAAGCTGCATGTAAAGAAATGGCATCCACAGtatctgatgtgtgtgtgtattacattGCAGAGTTATTACAGTCCTGGTGATTTTCTTTTGAGTCTAAAACCTTTTTGGGGGTGcctaatgtgttgttttttctggGGGTTTTTTGAGTGGGAGTTTTTTATGCAGGAAAATCCCTGCAAAGTAATCCTGGTCCAGATATCCTTCTGGATCCATGGACTCAATTCATGCATGGAGTGGAGGGAATTTTCTGCCTTCATGGAGGTATGCAGTCACAGGCTGATCTGGTTCCCTCAAGCCTCAACAGTTGTGTTGCTAAAAGAGAAGGACAAGCTTTTATAAAACTGTCAAGTCCTTTAAAAACAATTCCTCTTCATTTCTTTAAGGATATATTATATTTCACTTATTTGTCATTAACCTTTACAGGGCATTGTTTGGCCCATACAGTCCCTATAATTTACTGCTTTTTATGTTTGCAGCTCTGAGAAGTTATTTTAAGGCTTTATAGTTCCATTTGTTCCATGTGGGTCAACTGAGGGGATCCGTCTTTCATCCACTTGACCCTCTGCCCCTGTGATGGAAGTTGTTTTGTCTGGTAGCGGCCACGGTGCAGGGTGTGAATACTACCGACCAACAGCTGATTCCTAATTGCATTCGACCTCATAAGCAGTTGTATCTTAGAGCAAAGAGATGTTGTCCACCCTCAGAACAGCTGagccaaacaaaaataatgtttagCAACTCTTTGCTTTCAGTCCCTCTTTTTCCTCTAAGAACTTGTTGACAAACCTGGCAGCAACAACCAAACCCCCCTCAGTCTTTTCatcaaattaaattatttttttttattaaaaatcatTGTGTTTGGGAGTGTAACTTCCCAGAAAGCTACTTATTTCCTCAAAAGAACACTTTCTGCTCATTTATAGAGTCATAAATAAtccttctttctctcattctgGGTCTTGCTGCAGCCCTTCAGTTCATCAACTGTCTGAAACAAACAGCTTTAGTTTCCCCCTCTTTAAACCAATTTTCTACTGATTagctgcccctcacaaacaaGAGGTTTGACCAGCAGGTGGATGGGACATATTTGTTTGAGATATTACGTAGAAAAAAACTAAGTATTAAAAAAGATGAGATTTAAGagctgagcttttggctcacgTGGATTACTGCAGGTTTCATGCGAACATCCTGCAATGGAACAGCAGAAAGCACAACAGGTGCACTTTAAAGTATCACTGGCTAATAATTTTATATGAACAGCTGGTGAAACGATAACGTTGATTGATACTTGATGCTACGCTCGCtgccttttggagcattattatttacagCCCGTCCAACAAGTTTGTACGAGAGGGAAACTGAGTCTTTACTGTAAAACGCAAATTTTGTGTGAATGAAACAGGCAgtatgtgtgcgtatgtgtgtgtcctGGAGCCTGTTTATGATGTGAAGTCGTGTGCTTCAGAACACACCATTTCTCCCCAGCTGTGTGCTTTGTCTGATCATCCGTTTCTGCCTCACTAACCTCTTGTTCTCCTCTCTGCTGAGGCTCCTTACCCCGGGGCTATTTTTCTCCCATCCTCTCTCTAAGAGAATAAGGAATTCCAGTGGCAAAAGCAATCAGTGGGCTCCACTTCGAAGCAGTCCCCAGCTGAATTCACTGTCAGATTAAAAGTGATTTCTTCGCTCTCTTTTCTGCATCTTTTCTTCTACCCCCGGCCCCTCATGTGGCATCTCTTTTCTGCTCTACACCTCTCACTGGCTTTGCTTTCTTCTCTGCAAGAGCCCCCTCTTCTTCTCTGATGTTCCTTTTCTTGTGCCACCTTTTCTCCCGCCTCCTCTTTCCTGCTTTATGTTGCCCCTCAGACCTGTTTCTTCAGGGCCGGCCTGCCACTGTTAATTTTGGCCAGTGTACCATCTAACTTTAGAAACTGCGCTGTATGCATTTTGCTGTATGGAGTATCCTTTTTCACCTGACTTTTCAGATGGGAttttccccccctctttcttttgtTCTAAGGAAGGCTGGAggattgtgtgtaaaagtgcaACTactaaaataatccattatCTTTTCATTAGCAGAGGGGCACACAGACAGTGATGTATGCAGAGGAAAGACAGGGcttcaaagcaaaacaaatgctGCTCCTTTATTATTGAAGCATATGCACTGAAGCTATCACACAGCAGTCTAAAGACACCTTACTTAAAGGCAAAGGAAACAAGTGTGAAGGAAAATTGGTTTAATTTGACACCACATTAACTGTGATGTTATATTTATGCTGTAGAACCTCAGGAGTTTTTTTAACCTGACACAGAGTGTGAAATCTAAACTGAAACATAAGAAGAATAATTTCGAAGACTGAAAGCAGGAACATTTGCACAAGCATTTTCTTTACTTGGTGAAAGTTCTTAACAAAGCCCAGAGAAAATTTATGGATGGAGTACGCAGAAACCTTGAGTTTAATACAACTGTAGATGTAGACTGTCCTTGGGCTGCTTCATTCTCATGTTCTTAGTGTTTTTCCCTTTATGCTGCATCTGTatctcctgtttgtctgtgtcgttgtgcatttgtgtgatgTTGAATAATTGGAAAACTGAGTTGCAAGCATAAACTATGTAAAATATATACCTTTAAGTACATATAGCCACTGTGATGTTACCCATCGATCTTGGactccacattcacaaagttTTGGCTCGACCAagttgtttctttatttctaaaAGTGACCATTTTGGATGAGAGAATGGAGTGCTAACTTACCAGCTGGCTTTATTAGACAGAGATACCTGCTGATTACTGCTCAGTCGATTCaaatcagtttatttatatagcatttaAACatataagacataaaaacactgcacagtaagtaaaacaaacacaggatGACAAATTGATGAAAAATTAATACAATTACAGGCTGAAAATAatactacaaaataaaataaataaaaaggattaataaaaaaacagtcaaagtGGCCGTGCCCCTAATTAACAAACTTTAAACAGGTGAATTAAAGAATATTCTCCTCCATTCTTTGGTTTCTCATataaacatgtttagttttgctgTAAAGTTGGACTCTATGGGTTGTGGGTTTGGTGCATTTAACCGATGAAGATTTCTGAAAGCAAAGAAACTGAATGAAAACCTAGTTGCTGGTTTGCAACTGAGAAAATAGTTGACGTGTGCAAATAGTGAAGTAGACTGTAAGTAACCCTGAAAACCAGTCAGGTTAAAGGAATTACATGATGGAGATAGTTATCAACATGGTttaaatgctgttttgtttccagtAAGAATTAAAAGCAACTACGTCCCAGGTCCTGGATTGTGACCATCTGAGGAGAAGTTAACTTCAGAGTTAGACTGTTTAaatttgcttcctgttttttgGTAGTGACTTTCTTTGggcattttttcctcttttctttgcctgtgtttttctttctttgtgattgtgtgcCCCGTCTTCATTAGTTTTACCTGCGCCCAATCAGTTCTCTGATTGTTTCTCGGTCACTCTGTATTCTTAATTCTTCAACCTCCTTGTGGTTGTTCAACTGCTTCCGTTTTGTATCATGAAGTAAGTTTTGGGTTAAAGTCACTGATTGTTCCTGTTGCTCGCTTGATCCTGTGTCTTGATTTGGGCCCTTTAGTGAAAAACCATCATGActgcttataaaaaaaaaaatcaatctggTCTGTTTGGCATTTTGCGTAACATCATGGACAATAATTTAACATTGTATTTAGTAAAATTTAttgaatttgtttattttactgaaggtagaataaaaaagagagcacacCAAATTTGATCCTGCCCGTTAAAATTCTTGCTGGATTATATGCTGGACTTCCAGGTTGGTGATGAAAACACCACCTGCAAAAAACTGATATCCTTTAAAACCAACAATTAAATCACTGATGATGAATCATTTTTAGCACAAATTCAACAGACTATGTGAAGTGTGTTAAAAAGTAAAGCTACAGGTCCATTTCTCTTCTTAATTAGTATTTACAGATGTCAAACATCAAATGACGTATTTATGAAAATAGCTTAAACCCAATAACCATGTGAGGCATTTATTAAAATGCTCTCATAtagtctgtatataaaagatagatGCAGCCATGGTGAGGTCACCCATCGGCATGTGTTTGAAGCATCGAATTCATCTTTATAGCTGCCACTTTGGTTTCTAGAGCCAGACGTTGCTGTATTAGACGCAGAAAATAGACACATTAGAGTCTAATGTGTGTTACTTTTTGCACTGAGGGTAAGTATGGCACTGGGGGTGATTTGTAGGCAGATTCAGGTCCAGTACTTATTCATGTTTCAGGAGATGAGTTGAAATTGCTAGCAAGCTTCACTCCTCTTTCCTTTATTAGTGTCTTCCTGTTTTTGAAATAAGCTGCAACCCCTAATAATTCAATCTTGGTATGAGTTATACAGGTGACttatttaccccccccccccccccccccccccaatttaaGATATATCTGTTTTCAGTAACTTGTATGGATGAATATGTGATAGTGTttggtttcagtttttctcaagaACAGTCTGAGAAAATACACATTAAATGAGATTTCGAATGCAGTGTAGCCTCACTTTCATGGTCTGTCTCCAGGGAACACAGATCAAAGAAGACACAGCAAGCAGATTTAGACAGAAAAAGAGGAGATAgtttatttgaaatgtacaaaagctatatacacatgcacacgcacgcacacacacacacacacacacacataccaagCATAGTAAAAGTGGATGGtagcatacacacaaacatttaaaaggcTACTTTCAGCAATTTCAGCAAACATAATAAAACAGAGGAATTTGCAGACCTAGTTTGCCCATCCTGTCCGAAAACAGGATTTCATTATCAAAGTCTGAGTCCTTTCCTGGACTCTGCAGTTCATTGAGAACCCAGGGGAGAGACAGGGTGCACTGACGGGGGTATGAATGTGTTAATTAGAGTTGGATCTCTACTGAGAACACACAGAGGTACTTGTATATTCTTTCAGAGAGTGCTCCTCATCAGATGCGCAGGGGTTCATGTGCCCTGATGGACTAACACTGATGCATATCCTTGTCCTTTTCAATCATTTACCCTTGTGAGATGGGACCATGGAGAATGAACGTCTCTGATCCAGAGGGCAAAGAAGGAAATCACATTTCACATCCTCACAATCTCAGATTATGACCAGAAAGCACTTCAGTTCTGTGGATCACAATGCCTAACAACCATGTGTTTAAACTAGGGCTGTCAAATATGTTCACTTTGTAAACTGCATTCAGTGAAAttttatgacacacacacatgttggtaacacatttcaaaacatttcagaTGGTAAACATTTATTACATAACGACATGCTCCAGCAAACACAGCTTTTATTTCCTCTGCTGCAGGATGGTTAAGTGCATATATGAACTACAACggcagtttattttttttccaatactGGCATTTATTAGGGAGCAGAGATACGCTGATATTTACTGGAACTTATTCGACTCCCAGACTCAAATACTCGAATGAGTGCACGCACATGTAGTAACATGCTAGCTTTACCTGACAACATCTGCACCGaacctcatttttattttttattttgtttaaattttggGATTTCTGTGGTTGTCTTTGGCTTGGCATGTTTCTCCTGTTTGTACAGCAGCGTCTAACCTTGCTGTACTACACATGCTTCTGTTATCCAGTTATTTTTCATAACTTATTTAACCTGTTTCCGTTGTTTAATGGTTGTCAGCAAACAGTTTCTACTGTGGCTACATTACTATGACCTCTGGGAGTATTAGTGTGTTATATATCCACCCAGATTCTGGTAAAGCCAAAGGAAAATATAGTTTAGCATAAccaactgattaaaaaaaagaaaagaaaatgatagaagaaaaaataattgaATGACTATTGAAAATCATGACCATCCCTGGTGTATAATTTGGCCTcaggcttttttaaaaatttatttggtCACTGTGTCAAAGTAGTACTGCAGGCTAGACCCTGCCCCGCCTATTTGGTGCTATGGTAGCTCAACATGCCCTCCCATCTATGCGCATTCATGGATGTCAGCAACAGGAAGAGGCACTGAGCATGACACTGATGAAGTCAgacaaagtattaaaagcaaGGAGCTGGGACTGGGGTGGGTTAAAAGCAACTTGCAGATGTGTTGAAAATGTAGAAGGTAGAGCTACTTAATCAGATCACCCTGTGTGAGGTTTGCCAGTTAGTTGTAGTAAAGAACCATAACATGGGCTGAAGAAACTGCTCCACGCTTCCATAATCAGTTTTTGCAACTGCCTATTATCGTTTAGTTAAGTCAATACAAAATGAATTTATCATTTATAAACTGTTTGACAGCTCTAGCTTAAACAGCAAGTGTGTAACATATCTTAGACCAGGTACCATACAGTATCATCTACAAACATAACAGTCTATCCACATATTGTGTCCATTTCCTGATAATTCGGTTTTTGTGTCATATTCAGATTCTCACACTTGATGACCTCATCAAGGCACTATGTGAACTGCTATCAGTGCACCACTTTTTAAAGGCCTATTACGCTGGCAAATACTGAATGGCAATTGTTCTTGATCTGTTTATATACCCTGGGCTATCATAGACTTGTAGCTAAAAAGTATGGCTTTTTAACAAATGGTAGAAAATGGTCCTTAACCGTATCTATATTTACTATTAACCTTTTAATGTAACATATAATCTGAAACAAATATTACAGGATAAGCATATTACTATGAACAGTGTAGAAAAAGTTTATGTAATGAGCAGTTTTGCATTGTACAATCAGTGCTTTCTTGTATAGTCTTTATATTCCTGATATTCATGgtaagaatggatggatgatgaggTGTTTGATTGCTCTCAGCTAATCATGTTGAGGAACTTGCTTTCCTCAGCCAGAGCTGTGAGCATAGAGTTCATGTCACCGATGGCCATGTTGCCAATCCCTGCCGGTACAGAAGCGAGGGTGACAGAGTTGCGGGGGGTGGTGAGACGTGAGGAACTCTGAGAGAGGCTCTGCAGAAGGCCTGGACTCAGGGTGCCCGACATTAGGCTTGAGTGGTCTCCGTCATCAAGCATGGTATCAAAGTCGATCTGGGCGTGCTCTGTGGCCCCAGATCCACTGGTGGAAGAATCCACTGTGCTGCTGGAGACCTGGTTGACGCCTGGTGAAGCCATGTTGGCTGCAGAAGTGTTGTTGCTGGAAGGAGCCTGACTGGCACATGGGGACATGGGAGCATCAAAGCTGACAGAAGGTGGCTCAAACACGTGAATCTGACCTGTGTAGAACACAGCGGAGTTTGGATTTTCTGAGTTGCTGTCATGGGCTACTGACCCACTGGGCCTCTTTGGGCTTGCCTCAGAGGTATCATTACCTTGACCGGGGCAAACATCCGATGACTTGAGCAATCGGCTCGGTTGTGTCATGCTAGACCCTCCGTGTGGTCTGGCAGTAGACCTGGGCTCTGTGGGAGGCCTGGGTTGTAACATTCCTCTGCCTCCATTTTGGACATTTTGCTGCTGTTGGGAGATAACGTAATTTTGCTGAGGATCCACTTGGCTGACATAAGAATAGACATCAGTCTGTGTCCTTGATCTGTAACTTTGGACCTCTTGATCTGCCATACTGTTGCGCGTAGGTCTCATGCTAGTGCTTCCAGATATAGAACTTGGGATTGCTTCTTGGCCAAACCCTTGCTGAGGACTCATTTGGTTACTAAAGTTCACACTGTTGCATTGTCTCTGTTGTGGATGCTGCTGTAGAGAGATGTTCATCAGCCTCTGGTTGCTGTGGTTTGCATACCCCTGCATAGATATATTCTGACTCATAGGCACAACTTGCTGGTTGTTGCTCAAGCCCTGACCTTGCGTCTGGAAGGACCCAAAGTTCTGCCTCTGCTGTACAACAGCTAGATTCCCCCTGAGaggatgctgctgctgtttgggaAGCTTGGCTGTGGTGTCCACTGTTCCTGAACTCACCTCATTCCACTGCACTGGCATGTTATTCTTGTTCATGTTTTCTGATGGTGCTGCAAAAGGCTGCTGAGCACCTCCCGGAACCATCTGGCAGGACTGCACATCCTGATTGGACTGAGCCATCATGGTATCCACCATGGCCATCCTCCTCTGCGCAAAAAATGATGCTGGTGGAGCCACGCCTGTCTGGTAGCCCTGAGTCTGACCGTGGGAATTATAGTCGGTTTGTCCCAAGTTGTGAGTAGAGGGGCCAGAATTCTGTGACCTGAGGTACTGTACCACATCGTCTGGAAGCACCATATCATCCTCTCCACCCTGCTCACCCCCAACCATCATTCCATCTACCGCCATGTTCTCCATGGCTACATTCTCAGAAATGCTTGGTGGTCTGGGGGCAAATGGGTAGCGTTGCAGGCTTCCATCAGAGCGAGTATAGCCCTGTGTAGCCAGTGTCTGGTGACGTTCTGCAGCTGGTGGAGCATTCATGGGGTTCATGCTGCTCATGCTGTTGTAGCGCTGGACCCTTGGAAGGGAGAGAGGGTCCAGTGTCGTACGACGCACTGGATCACTTGCACGGCGTGGCAGATTGGTGGGTACTTCGTGGGGCATCATGCTCTGCGTGCCATATCCAATATCACTGCACCGTCTTGGTACAGTTCCAGAGGGTGGTTGATGGAAGGGATGCGATGAGCCTTCTTGGGAGTCGCTGTAGAGTGCCATGCGAGTCCTTAGGCTCATTCGTTCCATGTTGGGAAGAGGAGTAGGTGGTGCTCCACCAATGGCAGCAGCATACTTTGCCTTTAGCCGATAATGTTGTGCTGGTGTAAGACTGAGAAGGCTTGGAAGGcctgctccacctcctccgCTGACACCGCCACCTCCGCAGTGGCTGGCCTCACTGGATCGACGAGACAGGTCAGTAGAGATTGGGTCATAGGAGTCAGCTGAACTGATATTGTTGTGGCGATTAGCGCCAAACTGGGATGTCCCACTGGAGCGACGGCTGGAATAGCACGGGGATATACCAGAGGAGCGCCGGCTTAGGGTGTAAGCAGAGCTGATGGTGCTGGTGGTGCTGTCACGGCGCTCGTTCAGCTGGTTCAATAGCGTCACTTCACATGACAACAGGTCATCCATGCGTTGGCCAGGGTACGAACCACTTAAGTTACTCATGTTGGAGTTCTCCAGCAGGGACCCTGGCAGATAAAAAGATtagaataaatattattatattataacatTATATATGCACATGAGTTTATAATTACAGAGGAAGCATTTCTCAGCATCGCTGTTTTTGGTCTTTATAGCTAGTGTCCACCTTCATAACAACTGTACAGGGACTGAAAGCTAGAGCACTGTCCGC
This genomic window from Astatotilapia calliptera chromosome 16, fAstCal1.2, whole genome shotgun sequence contains:
- the gli2a gene encoding zinc finger protein GLI2a isoform X2; the protein is METSAPTATDKKECKSSGLDGSSFSELPKKPSPTTLTRGAHHLFPTFHTPIPIDMRHHEGRYHYEPHPLHSMHGPPGLTGSPVISDISLIRLSPHAAAGTGESPFSPPHPYVSPHMEHYLRSVHSSPTLSMISAARGLSPADVTHEHLKDRALFSLPPPPPGANPAEYYLMASASQRSPYGDLLMQSGAAAAAAAAAAHLPDYISPVDVSRFSSPRLTPRLSRKRALSISPLSDASIDLQTMIRTSPNSLVAYINNSRSSSAASSSYGHLSVGGISPTFSFPHHINPVAYQQLLSQQRSLNAFGHTPPLIQQSPSSFSARQHPLTASPMSSHNSTNSEANQNASGDPAVSSTVNPLITKRSKVKTEAEGPLPISPSSQDHGGGILDLSEDLDKDECKQEPEAIYETNCHWDGCSKEYDTQDQLVHFEGCSKAYSRLENLKTHLRSHTGEKPYVCEHEGCNKAFSNASDRAKHQNRTHSNEKPYVCKIPGCTKRYTDPSSLRKHVKTVHGPEAHVTKKQRSDAPPRLQPPKGNGENEANSKHSARAVDGKVEANSTSRGGEDCLQVKSIKTENSMTYQSSPGGHSSCSSEPSPLSSANNNDSGVEMAVHSGGSFGDLSAQDECPMVDSTVPTGGQQAGMGLQLRKATGHGGAVTIKLENIKKERLKTVRDPCPWVNSAPQPLQGQRISMKLPPIPAVGSLLENSNMSNLSGSYPGQRMDDLLSCEVTLLNQLNERRDSTTSTISSAYTLSRRSSGISPCYSSRRSSGTSQFGANRHNNISSADSYDPISTDLSRRSSEASHCGGGGVSGGGGAGLPSLLSLTPAQHYRLKAKYAAAIGGAPPTPLPNMERMSLRTRMALYSDSQEGSSHPFHQPPSGTVPRRCSDIGYGTQSMMPHEVPTNLPRRASDPVRRTTLDPLSLPRVQRYNSMSSMNPMNAPPAAERHQTLATQGYTRSDGSLQRYPFAPRPPSISENVAMENMAVDGMMVGGEQGGEDDMVLPDDVVQYLRSQNSGPSTHNLGQTDYNSHGQTQGYQTGVAPPASFFAQRRMAMVDTMMAQSNQDVQSCQMVPGGAQQPFAAPSENMNKNNMPVQWNEVSSGTVDTTAKLPKQQQHPLRGNLAVVQQRQNFGSFQTQGQGLSNNQQVVPMSQNISMQGYANHSNQRLMNISLQQHPQQRQCNSVNFSNQMSPQQGFGQEAIPSSISGSTSMRPTRNSMADQEVQSYRSRTQTDVYSYVSQVDPQQNYVISQQQQNVQNGGRGMLQPRPPTEPRSTARPHGGSSMTQPSRLLKSSDVCPGQGNDTSEASPKRPSGSVAHDSNSENPNSAVFYTGQIHVFEPPSVSFDAPMSPCASQAPSSNNTSAANMASPGVNQVSSSTVDSSTSGSGATEHAQIDFDTMLDDGDHSSLMSGTLSPGLLQSLSQSSSRLTTPRNSVTLASVPAGIGNMAIGDMNSMLTALAEESKFLNMIS
- the gli2a gene encoding zinc finger protein GLI2a isoform X1, whose translation is METSAPTATDKKECKSSGLDGSSFSELPKKPSPTTLTRGAHHLFPTFHTPIPIDMRHHEGRYHYEPHPLHSMHGPPGLTGSPVISDISLIRLSPHAAAGTGESPFSPPHPYVSPHMEHYLRSVHSSPTLSMISAARGLSPADVTHEHLKDRALFSLPPPPPGANPAEYYLMASASQRSPYGDLLMQSGAAAAAAAAAAHLPDYISPVDVSRFSSPRLTPRLSRKRALSISPLSDASIDLQTMIRTSPNSLVAYINNSRSSSAASSSYGHLSVGGISPTFSFPHHINPVAYQQLLSQQRSLNAFGHTPPLIQQSPSSFSARQHPLTASPMSSHNSTNSEANQNASGDPAVSSTVNPLITKRSKVKTEAEGPLPISPSSQDHGGGILDLSEDLDKDECKQEPEAIYETNCHWDGCSKEYDTQDQLVHHINNDHIHGEKKEFVCRWEECSREQKPFKAQYMLVVHMRRHTGEKPHKCTFEGCSKAYSRLENLKTHLRSHTGEKPYVCEHEGCNKAFSNASDRAKHQNRTHSNEKPYVCKIPGCTKRYTDPSSLRKHVKTVHGPEAHVTKKQRSDAPPRLQPPKGNGENEANSKHSARAVDGKVEANSTSRGGEDCLQVKSIKTENSMTYQSSPGGHSSCSSEPSPLSSANNNDSGVEMAVHSGGSFGDLSAQDECPMVDSTVPTGGQQAGMGLQLRKATGHGGAVTIKLENIKKERLKTVRDPCPWVNSAPQPLQGQRISMKLPPIPAVGSLLENSNMSNLSGSYPGQRMDDLLSCEVTLLNQLNERRDSTTSTISSAYTLSRRSSGISPCYSSRRSSGTSQFGANRHNNISSADSYDPISTDLSRRSSEASHCGGGGVSGGGGAGLPSLLSLTPAQHYRLKAKYAAAIGGAPPTPLPNMERMSLRTRMALYSDSQEGSSHPFHQPPSGTVPRRCSDIGYGTQSMMPHEVPTNLPRRASDPVRRTTLDPLSLPRVQRYNSMSSMNPMNAPPAAERHQTLATQGYTRSDGSLQRYPFAPRPPSISENVAMENMAVDGMMVGGEQGGEDDMVLPDDVVQYLRSQNSGPSTHNLGQTDYNSHGQTQGYQTGVAPPASFFAQRRMAMVDTMMAQSNQDVQSCQMVPGGAQQPFAAPSENMNKNNMPVQWNEVSSGTVDTTAKLPKQQQHPLRGNLAVVQQRQNFGSFQTQGQGLSNNQQVVPMSQNISMQGYANHSNQRLMNISLQQHPQQRQCNSVNFSNQMSPQQGFGQEAIPSSISGSTSMRPTRNSMADQEVQSYRSRTQTDVYSYVSQVDPQQNYVISQQQQNVQNGGRGMLQPRPPTEPRSTARPHGGSSMTQPSRLLKSSDVCPGQGNDTSEASPKRPSGSVAHDSNSENPNSAVFYTGQIHVFEPPSVSFDAPMSPCASQAPSSNNTSAANMASPGVNQVSSSTVDSSTSGSGATEHAQIDFDTMLDDGDHSSLMSGTLSPGLLQSLSQSSSRLTTPRNSVTLASVPAGIGNMAIGDMNSMLTALAEESKFLNMIS